One part of the Prunus persica cultivar Lovell chromosome G5, Prunus_persica_NCBIv2, whole genome shotgun sequence genome encodes these proteins:
- the LOC18777884 gene encoding anaphase-promoting complex subunit 8 produces MSSKENYRIELRTAIRQLSDRCLYAASKWAAEQLVGIEQDPAKFTPANTRFQRGSSSIRRRFRTNEITSTPAAGVSYVSTPVMEEDDIVDGDFYLLAKSYFDCREYRRAAHALRDQNGKKSVFLRCYALYLAGEKRKEEEMIELEGPLGKSDVVNGELVSLERELSTLRKNGTIDPFGLYLYGLVLKDKGSKSLARTVLVESVNNYPWNWSAWSELQSLCTTVDILTTLNLNNHWMKDFFLGSAYQELRKHNESLAKYEYLQGNFAFSNYIQAQIAKAQYSLREFEQVEAIFEDLLRNDPYRVEDMDMYSNVLYAKECFSALSYLAHRVFITDKYRPESCCIIGNYYSLKGQHEKSVVYFRRALKLNRNYLSAWTLMGHEYVEMKNTPAAVEAYRHAVDINPCDYRAWYGLGQAYEMMSMPFYALHYFKKSVFLQQNDSRLWIAMAKCYETDQLHMIEEAIKCYQRAVNCNDREAIALHQLAKLHFELERSDEAAYYYKKDLERMEAEDREGPNMVETLLFLAQYYRDQKRFEEAEVYCTRLLDYTGPEKETAKSLLRGMRMEQSGGPSMDVEHFPP; encoded by the exons GATTCCAGCGCGGGAGCTCCAGCATTCGACGCAGGTTTCGCACCAATGAGATCACTTCAACGCCAGCTGCTGGAGTGTCGTACGTCTCAACTCCGGTGATGGAGGAAGACGACATCGTGGATGGTGATTTTTACCTTCTTGCTAAGTCGTATTTTGATTGCCGAGAGTACAGAAGAGCTGCTCATGCGCTTCGTgatcaaaatggaaagaagtcAGTGTTCTTGCGCTGCTATGCTCTTTACCTG GCCGGAGAAAAGcggaaagaggaagaaatgatAGAACTTGAGGGGCCCCTAGGTAAGAGCGACGTTGTGAATGGTGAACTGGTTTCTCTAGAGAGGGAGTTATCAACCCTTCGCAAGAATGGTACCATTGATCCTTTTGGACTCTACTTGTATGGTCTTGTGCTCAAAGACAAAGGCAGCAAGAGTCTTGCCCGTACAGTTCTTGTGGAGTCTGTTAACAATTACCCTTGGAACTGGAGTGCCTGGTCGGAGCTGCAGTCCTTGTGCACTACAGTTGACATTTTGACCACCCTTAATCTCAATAACCATTGGATGAAGGACTTCTTTCTTGGCAGTGCTTATCAAGAACTAAGGAAACACAATGAATCCTTAGCAAAATATGAATATCTCCAGGGTAATTTTGCTTTTAGTAATTACATTCAGGCTCAAATTGCAAAGGCCCAATACAGTTTGAGGGAATTTGAACAAGTTGAAGCAATTTTTGAAGACCTTCTGAGGAATGACCCTTACCGAGTGGAGGACATGGATATGTATTCCAATGTGCTATATGCAAAGGAATGTTTCTCTGCACTGAGTTATCTTGCTCATAGAGTATTTATCACTGATAAATACAGACCAGAATCTTGTTGCATTATCGGCAATTACTACAGCTTAAAAGGGCAGCATGAGAAGTCAGTTGTGTACTTTAGGAGGGCACTCAAGTTGAACAGAAATTATTTATCTGCTTGGACCCTTATGGGTCATGAAtatgttgaaatgaaaaacacCCCAGCTGCTGTCGAGGCATATCGGCATGCCGTCGATATAAATCCATGTGATTATCGAGCTTGGTATGGATTAGGACAAGCTTATGAGATGATGAGTATGCCTTTTTATGCTCTTCATTACTTCAAGAAATCTGTATTCTTGCAGCAAAATGATTCTCGGTTGTggattgccatggctaagtgTTATGAAACTGACCAGCTCCACATGATTGAGGAAGCAATTAAGTGTTACCAAAGGGCAGTGAATTGTAATGACAGGGAAGCCATTGCCCTGCACCAGCTTGCAAAGCTACATTTTGAACTTGAACGTTCTGATGAGGCAGCTTATTACTACAAGAAGGATTTGGAGAGGATGGAAGCTGAAGACAGGGAAGGACCAAATATGGTTGAAACCCTTTTATTTCTTGCTCAGTACTACAGAGACCAGAAAAGATTTGAAGAAGCAGAGGTCTACTGTACCCGTCTTCTAGATTATACTGGCCCG GAAAAGGAAACAGCAAAAAGTTTACTTCGAGGAATGAGAATGGAACAATCTGGTGGTCCTTCGATGGATGTTGAGCACTTTCCTCCTTAA